The proteins below come from a single Microtus ochrogaster isolate Prairie Vole_2 chromosome 22, MicOch1.0, whole genome shotgun sequence genomic window:
- the LOC102000263 gene encoding 60S ribosomal protein L26-like: protein MKFNPFVTSDRSKNHKRHFNAPSHIRRKIMSSPLSKELRQKYSVCSMPIRKDDEVQVVRGHYKGQQIGKVVQVYRKKYVIYIEWVQREKANGTTVHVGIHPSKVVITRLKLDKDRKKILERKAKSRQVGKEKGKYKEETIEKMQG, encoded by the coding sequence ATGAAGTTCAATCCCTTTGTGACTTCTGACCGGAGCAAGAACCACAAACGGCATTTCAATGCACCTTCTCACATTCGGAGGAAGATCATGTCTTCCCCCCTTTCCAAAGAGCTGAGACAGAAGTACAGTGTTTGCTCAATGCCCATTCGAAAGGATGACGAAGTTCAGGTTGTCCGGGGACACTACAAAGGCCAGCAGATTGGCAAAGTGGTCCAAGTGTACAGGAAGAAATACGTCATCTACATTGAATGGGTGCAGCGGGAAAAAGCTAATGGCACAACTGTCCACGTGGGCATCCACCCCAGCAAGGTGGTGATCACCAGGCTAAAGCTGGACAAAGACCGAAAGAAGATCCTGGAAAGGAAAGCCAAGTCTCGACaagtaggaaaggagaagggcaaaTACAAGGAAGAAACGATTGAGAAGATGCAAGGGTAG